A genomic window from Trichocoleus desertorum ATA4-8-CV12 includes:
- a CDS encoding SDR family oxidoreductase, with protein sequence MAERVLVVGATGGVGQLVVAKLLEKEFLVRVLSRSAQKAQQMFGDRVEVAVGDIRQAETLPAAMPDITHIICCTGTTAFPSSRWDFDLPSQTGLQRWQQWGKIYFDANYRNASTQNSPEKVDAEGVTHLVQTTPRDLKRFVFVSSCGVEHKDKPPYNLLNAYGVLDAKQKGEQAIAQSGLPYTIIRPGRLIDGPYTSYDLNTLLKATTGGKQGVVLGTGDQLSGQTSRIDVASACVECLDHPATARKVFEIVNQGKRPADLNWSSLFAQLA encoded by the coding sequence ATGGCTGAGCGCGTACTAGTCGTTGGAGCAACAGGAGGCGTAGGGCAACTAGTAGTGGCAAAGCTGCTAGAAAAAGAATTCTTGGTGCGAGTCCTTAGCCGTAGTGCTCAGAAAGCTCAGCAGATGTTTGGCGATCGCGTGGAGGTGGCAGTAGGAGATATCCGTCAAGCCGAAACGCTTCCGGCAGCGATGCCAGATATTACTCACATTATTTGTTGTACTGGAACAACGGCTTTTCCTTCATCTCGTTGGGACTTTGATCTGCCATCCCAGACAGGTCTACAACGCTGGCAGCAATGGGGCAAGATTTATTTTGATGCTAACTACCGTAATGCCAGCACTCAGAATAGTCCCGAAAAAGTAGATGCCGAGGGAGTGACCCATCTAGTGCAGACTACGCCTAGGGACTTAAAGCGATTTGTGTTTGTTTCATCCTGTGGCGTGGAGCACAAGGATAAACCACCTTACAATTTATTAAATGCTTATGGCGTGCTGGATGCAAAGCAAAAAGGAGAACAAGCGATCGCGCAGTCTGGGTTGCCTTACACCATTATTCGACCTGGGCGATTGATTGATGGTCCTTATACTTCCTATGATCTCAATACCTTGTTGAAGGCTACAACCGGAGGTAAGCAAGGAGTGGTGCTGGGGACAGGAGATCAATTATCTGGGCAAACAAGTCGAATTGATGTAGCCTCTGCCTGCGTCGAGTGTTTAGATCATCCAGCTACTGCGCGTAAGGTATTTGAAATCGTGAATCAGGGGAAGAGACCCGCAGATCTCAATTGGTCGAGCTTGTTCGCTCAACTCGCCTAG